Below is a genomic region from Lampris incognitus isolate fLamInc1 chromosome 2, fLamInc1.hap2, whole genome shotgun sequence.
CCCAGGTTCTCTTTGCTGGATATAAAGTTCCTCATCCTCTAGAGCACAAGATTGTGATCCGGGTCCAGACCACGCCAGACTACAGCCCACAGGTAGACACTGGGCTAAATCTTTACTTTTATTCATTTTCTAAAGTTCTTATCATATTTTTAATGTACTGTTCTACACTTGTGAGCTTAGAACTGCCACAGTCATGGTGACAGTGGCAGCTTAGTTTTGGGTTGTATGTGTCTATAACCATGCGATGATCCTACATACACATTTAAATGGTGAAATCTTTCCTGTACCCAGGAGGCGTTTACCAATGCCATCACAGATCTGATTAGTGAGCTGTCTCTCCTCGAGGAGCGCTTCAGAGTGGCCATCAAGGACAAGCAGGAGGGAATCGAGTGAAGCCAGCATCAGCTTCCTATATTTCTACAAACATTACACCCTTTACCATGGAAATGTCTCTCCTATTGTAGCTCCTGTATCTCCTCTCAGATCGTAGCTGTACGCAACAGTTCAATTTGTGTGCTCCATAACATCATGGTGACATGGGCAGCATTCTCAAAATTCTAACCAACCATGGAGCAGGACTGCGGGGCCAACATGGCTGACATTGGAAACCAGAATGGCCACTTGGTTTTAAATCTCTTGCTGGTTGGTTGTAATGCACACATGTCGTCACCTGAGTGAAATGTGGCTGGTACCAGCACACCTGCAACAGGATCAGGTCAAACTTTGGAGCGTAGCTTGTTTGCGTGAATGTGAGCTACTATCAATCCTCAATTAAATTATCTTTACTAAAGATATATTTTAGTGACTCTTCTCTTTTCTAAGGTGGTGAACACCAAGGTTCCTAGTTTGCTGGAGAAAATGTAAACAAAGGTCATTGTAGCTAATTAGAAGGCAATTGTACCATTCATTTAAAAAACATGAGTACATAGCACATCTGTATCTTAGATAGGCTGGTGGATCATAACGTATAATGTAATATAGCAACACAATGGTTTAGGAGAGAGTGGCTCTGTGTTCTGGCTCTTGTTCCAGACCTGAACTCAGTATAGGCTGAGCTTTAGACTTTAAGTTAATTCAATGAATGACGTATTGATTTCCTGTTGATTAATGCTCAATACTGGAGTTGGCTGAGGGATTGATGTCACATAATTGGGAAATCTCTTGAagcattaagaaaaaaaaaaggtcaggaTGCAGTTTTTCTGGGACTGTGCATTGCAGTGATGCAGTATCTTGACTCAAAAACAGTAGTACTGTGTTGTCCAAAGAAATATACTTTCCTTAAATGTCCCTCTGTGGGAGTGTCTTGTAAACTCACTTCAGAGGCAAGTTTACACCAAGGTGTCACAGAGATGGACAAATCCATCATGACTCGTTGAgagcatgttaaaaaaaacacacctagCTGCTATACCAGCAATGAGTAGCCAACACCATGGAGGGGGTTCAAGTGGGACCCCAACCACTTGACCAATATTCATCAAAAACAGGGATATTAAATACAATACTAGTGTATTTAACAACCTCACTAGTTTCTGGCACAACATGTAGCTGAAACTATGGTGACGaccagtgaggtgtggtgaggtgaggtcagtggctgctGGGTAGGCAGGGGGCACATTCACACATCCACATTACAtcctctctaatgttttataacaacctgacccttcttcattcttccaactgccacagaattctagaatattgtgccccctggctgaactacactccaaatgaaaacctaaacaacaaTATTGTccaagtatatatgaagtacttttttcttgttttatatggcgTTTGATGGCTGTGAGATGACTAAGTAACACCACTGCCTTCCTGAGATTTCCCAAACCATGGTGGTCGTCATTGGgttcactacaaacagcagttatgggATACTAATTGTACATATTGTTAAAACATTATCTGAAAAGAACACAAACGCAACACAAAgaaacatttgtggtaaaaatgTGTAGTTTGGTATATGtaaaatacacaaatacatatatttaaatgaTGTACCATTCCATTAATTCATGTCCAGTATTATGAagtataataaaatgactgatagcagaactgagagtgaattcatgcaaataaactgggtgctgaggtgacagaccggtgacatcatatgtattgaggtcacctGTAGATCAATTAAAAACACTCGTTTTTGGACAACACGTGAAAgtagcagttagtcacttagggcGTGCTGTTACCCAACACCATGTAGAAGCAAACGCATAAGatacagtgtcatcagcatattaggAGACAAACGTATAAGatacagtgtcatcagcatattaggAGACAAACGTATAAGatacagtgtcatcagcatattaggAGACAAACGCATAAGAtgcagtgtcatcagcatattaggagacagatggtgagaaggtaaatatacagtgcatccggaaagtattcacaccccttcactttccccacattttgttatgttacagccttattccaaaattgattaaattcattttttctctcatcaatctacacacaataccccataatgacaaagcgaaaaaggttttgtagaaatgtttgcaaatgtattaaaaataaaaaactgaaatattgcatgtacataagtattcacaccctttactcagtacttggttgaggcacccttggcagcgattacagcctcaagtcttcttgggtatgaagctacaagcttggcacacctatatttggggtgtttctcccattcttctctgcagatcctctcgagctctgtaaggttagatggggagcgttgctgcacacctattttcaggtctttccagagatgttcaatgggtttcaagtctgggctctggctgggccactcaaggacattcacagacttgtcccgaagccactccttcgttgtcttggctgtgtgcttagggtcgttgtcgtgttgaaaggttgaaaccttcgccccagtctgaggtcctgagtgctctggagcaggttttcatcaaggatctctctgtactttgctccattcatctttccctcgatcctgactagtctcccagttcctgccgctgaagaacatccccacagcatgatgctgccaccaccatgctccactgtagggatggtattagcaaggtgatgagaggtgcctggtttcctccagacgtgacgtttgacattcaggccaaagagttcaatcttggtttcatcagaccagagaatcttgtttctcatggtctgagagtcctttaggtgctttctggcaaactccaagcgggctgtcatgtgccttttactgagcagaggcctccgtctggccactctaccataaaggcctgattggtggagtgctgcagagatggttgtccttctggaaggttctcccatccccacagaggaacgctggagctctgtcagagtgaccatcgggttcttggttcccctccctgaccaaggcccttctcccccgattgctcagtttggctgggcggccagctctaggaagagtcctggtggatccaaacttcttccatttacgaatgatggagaccactgtgctcttcgggaccttcaaagctgtagaaatttctttgtacccttccccagatctgtgcctcgatacaatcctgtctcggaggtccacagacaattgctttgacctcatggcttggtttctgctctgacatgcactgtcaacagtgggaccttatatagacaggtgtgtgccttttcaaatcatgtccaatcaattgaatttactacaggtggactccaatcaagatgtagaaacatctcaaggatgatcagtggaaacaggatgaacctgagctcaattttgagtgtcatagcaaagggtgtgaatacttatgtacatgcaatatttcagttttttatttttaataaatttgcaaaaatttctacaaaacctttttcactttgtcattatgaggtattgtgtgtagattgatgagaaaaaaaaaggaatttattccattttggaataaggctgtaacataacaaaatgtggggaaagtgaaggggtgtgaatactttccggatgcactgtatatccagTGTACAACATCTCAATTACACTGCAAAAGTTTTCTCCAAAACCCCAAAAGTGTAGCGCTTCCAGAAATAAGGAATATTCGATGGTATCAAATGCCTTATAAAAATCAAGAAATAACACACAACTATCCATATCAATTAAGTCTCGATAATCAAGCATATCAAGCAAGAGCCTAGTATGGTTACGTATACTTCTACCTTTTATAAAGGCTGATTGACATTCATCGACTATTAATCAATCAATTAGCATAAACATGTGCCAACAGTTTGTAATCATTACCTAATAAGGTTATCGGTCTCCAATTGTCTAATGAACGTTTATCTTTGTTGGGTTTCGGGATTAGGGTGATAATGCCTTGCTTCCTAGTGGGaggaagttttttgtttttttgctgaaaTACATTCAAAAAGGCATTATAGAGCAGTTCTTTTATATCCCTCCAAAAGAAAGAAAGTGTAGAACTCCAGGGTTAAACCGTCAAGTCCTGGTGACTTCCCAGTAGACATCTGCAGAATTGCTCTATCCAACTCTTCAATCTTAAGCTTATCCTCTATATGTTGTTTGAATTCATCATCCATCATTTTATTAAATTCTCTAATTTTTTCAAAACGCAACAGAAAATTTTCCTTGGAAAAGTTGGATTTGTACAGGTTACTATAGAAAGCTCTAATTTCCTCATTTACTTGGTCTTGCTTTTCAGTAGTAACACCATTTATAAGCAACTTCTGAATTTTCTTTTgggtttgtctttgtttttccagACTAAAGAAATA
It encodes:
- the polr2j gene encoding DNA-directed RNA polymerase II subunit RPB11-a isoform X2 yields the protein MNAPPAFESFLLFEGEKKITITKDTKVPNACLFTLNKEDHTLGNIIRQLLKDPQVLFAGYKVPHPLEHKIVIRVQTTPDYSPQEAFTNAITDLISELSLLEERFRVAIKDKQEGIE
- the polr2j gene encoding DNA-directed RNA polymerase II subunit RPB11-a isoform X1; the protein is MNAPPAFESFLLFEGEKKITITKDTKVPNACLFTLNKEDHTLGNIIRSQLLKDPQVLFAGYKVPHPLEHKIVIRVQTTPDYSPQEAFTNAITDLISELSLLEERFRVAIKDKQEGIE